TAGTTTTATCACCTGTTCTCATAAAACATTTGCACAATGGTAATAACTTGCTGAAATACCATAAAACTTTAGCTTGTACATTGTACTTGCCTACTTGGTCGTAGACAGTTGCATGTTAGAAATAACTAAAGTTTCTTTTCCTTATAATAATGATTCATGAGAACACTTAAACTAAAATAAGCATATATGACTAAAAGTTCATAGATGGTATATGATCGATTCTACTCCAAGTTTATTAGTCCACACTGTCCTAATAAAAAGAATATAACTAACAAAAGTAAATTCGTACTATAGAATAATCTAGTGCTTCCATATGATCTACCCACAATTATACTTGACACCAAAATGTATTTGACGGCAACAGTGCCTCCAAACAATAAACTATTTTCGTTTCTTCAATCTGGCAGAATATTTACTTTAGGTATATGCTAGAATAATAAACTTTAGGTAAACCTTCAACCCGTACAAAGGTTTTCAACAGTATATAAACATGAACAAACTGATTATCTTAGCAACTGAACATAACGTTTAAAATTCAATAAACATGGTATTGTTTCAGTACTATGAGCTCTGTAGCTCATATGAAAAACAGAGACATCACAAACGTCCAATCTATCCATGTTTGTTGTTATTCAAGTTTTAACCTCAAGGTTTTTGCCACTACGGTTTATGTACTATCTAAAGAAAATAACTCATGAAGAAACTACTGAAGAGTGAGGAGTAGTACTCACGCCTTGGTGGCGACGTAGAGGGTGTACAGCGGGTCCGACGGCATGATGGCGGAGGCGCCGGAGCCCATGTTCATGATGGCTCCCCGCCCGCGCTCCACCATGCCGGGGAGCACGGCGTGCGTCACCCGCGTGACGGCCTCGACGTTGAGGCGTATCAGCTTCCGCGTGAGCTCCTCGTCCACCTCGTGGAAGTAGCGCGCGTACGGGTACGACGCGCCGACGTTGTTGACGAGCACGCCGACGTCGAGCCCCCGGAGGAACTCCCCGAGCGCGCCCACCTTCGCGGCGGCATCGTCAGCGGTGAAGTCGAGCACGAAGATGCGGACCTGCGCCGCGGGATGCCTGGCTTTGAGGTCGGCCGTGACGGTCGCGAGCTTGTCCGGGTTCCGGCCGACGAGGACGACAccgagcccggcggcggcgaggcggaacgCGAGCGCGCGGCCGATGCCGTCCGTGGCGCCCGTGACGACGGCCCACTCGCCgtagcggcggcgcagcggccgcGCGGGGCGGAGGAACGCCGCGTACAGCCACAGCGCgaggcgcgccgcggcgcgcgcgatCACGAGCAGCCCCAGCGCTGCGAGCGCCGCCAGCGCCCACGCCGGCTGGGCATTCGCGCCGCAGGCCATGGCGGAGACGGGTCGTCGATGGGCACCGCGCGCGGGGCGTGGTTTGCTCGGTGGGGCGCTGCTGCCGGCGCACGGTCTGCGCTTTGCAGTCGGAGAGGGCGAGGACACGGAAGCAAATATATAGCGCGGGACGTACGGGAGGGTGGCTGCTCATCAAGCGGGTAGGTGGCTGCTCATCAAGCGGGTGGGTGGCAGTTGGCTTGTGTTATATCGGAAAGGTGTACACTGAAAAGTTGTCGGGGTAGCACTGTACTGTTGCGGTCTGCAGCGACAGCTAGCGGCTGATCCTGCTGCTAGATGCAGTAAAGGAGAAGGGTTGGACAAGGCATGGGGTGAGGGAGGCGGCCAGAGCTCGGTTGAgatgagggagggagggagggaggaagtgaGTCCCGAGGCTTGGAGAACTCAGTTTTCATAAATATCAATTTTTGTCTACTTGGGTTCATAACGAAAATTCCCTGAACAAACACAAGTAAGACTTGGAGCACTCGTTCAAAACTGCCTTCTGCTGAAAACACTCGTTTGAGAATGGAAAAAAAACTATCTTCCTGCGCTCTTCTGCTTGCCTTTCTTGGTGTCCCTCTTGGAACTAGTAGACCCGCTGGCCTCTTCCTCAGCCTTCTGCTCCGCCTCCAGCACAGCCAGCTGAACATGATGCACAAAAGTGAGCCAACATACTACAGAGCTGAATATCCTTGGCTTTCAAACCAGATAATGTAGCGCGACACAGCAATTACCTCGTCGAGTATTGGTTTCAGTTCCTTGTATCGAGTTTCGGCGAGATCAAAACCATCTTTTCGGAGCTCCTGCCATTAGATGTGCCGGATTACATACAACACTCACTCCCTGAAAGGTGGTATAATAGTTGACTAATGGAGGAATTCAAGCAACATAAACTAACCTTTCCAGTATGTTGAGTGTGCTCGTAGGCAGCCATTTGCCAGTACATATTTGTCCTCTTGTAGAAATCTCTCAATGATTCTCCAGGCTTTCAGAATAAACAAATGAAATTACATAAGTAAAAGAGAGTAAGAACGTTTTGTTAACTACGGTAACAAACGGTTGACCAATGGTTTCCTCTAGAACAAACACACAAAGAAAATGTCCTTCAAGCATGCAGCTAGGAACGAAGGAGAGAAACAAATATAAAAGCAAAATAAACAAAGCTTAGCAAGTACAACATTACCACTGGTGTCCTTTGAGAATCAGAAAGGCCAAGGATGACCCTGATTTGCTCTATCCGAGCACGCTTCTCTTTTCTACGCATGGTCTTACTTTCACCCTTCAGGAGAGACACAGCACTAGACACGTTCTTCACGGCATCTTCATCAGACTACACAGGCATGTTGAGGTTCACAGATAAATAACCATGCAATGAGTAAACTGTAGTCACTAACGGAAAATGACACTTAAGGAATGTACTAATTATCAAGCTGGATAACTCATAATAAGCCAGCTGTGGATGAACTTTATAAACCATTGTACCCAACCAAAATCTTAACATTAACACAATGGACGAGCAGCAAAATCTTGCTAATTTCTGGAAGACAGCATGCCAGATACAGCGGTCATGTGTTCTTAGACAAAAGTAGTAAAGTAGTTGACTCACTGGAAACTTTTAAGGGACATAATTCCAAGCTGGTGTAGCCATATTTCCTTTGTATACCCAAGTGAAGTCAAGTATAATGGATTGCACTGTTAGCATTAAGTATTCATTCTGTTTGTTCAAGAATAGCACATCAAATGGTTTATCGGCAAACTAGGACAGGAGCATCCCTAGCTCCAAATATTTCCACTACTGACAGCCACCTCTTTTCAATACTTCTTTTTGTAAAAAATGTTAGTTTTGCTCTATGGAAAAATGCATAAACTGGTTCCTATTTCCTACAGTTGATC
This portion of the Setaria viridis chromosome 7, Setaria_viridis_v4.0, whole genome shotgun sequence genome encodes:
- the LOC117864066 gene encoding very-long-chain 3-oxoacyl-CoA reductase 1, with translation MACGANAQPAWALAALAALGLLVIARAAARLALWLYAAFLRPARPLRRRYGEWAVVTGATDGIGRALAFRLAAAGLGVVLVGRNPDKLATVTADLKARHPAAQVRIFVLDFTADDAAAKVGALGEFLRGLDVGVLVNNVGASYPYARYFHEVDEELTRKLIRLNVEAVTRVTHAVLPGMVERGRGAIMNMGSGASAIMPSDPLYTLYVATKAYVDQFSRCLYVEYKSKGIDVQCQVPIQVATKLASIRKPTFLAPSPEAYARAAVRRIGYEPRCTPYWTHALVGLLISLVPEPIADRMFLHRNLSIRTRGRAKDAKKKAL